In a genomic window of Alphaproteobacteria bacterium:
- a CDS encoding ankyrin repeat domain-containing protein → MSYLIKPIGYALIIWLSMMLPFPEVALGAEAGQELSEKEKDLFQAVIHQRLAVVQDLISQGVNVNVVDVKGVDSFMRGATPLMYAAMKTTDTTSAKLKIAQLLIEHGANVNLADRNKATALTWAASTGNLEAATLLIEKGADVNASDGVALAMATKNEKIDVARLLIKKGADINAGPGSNSGSPLFFAAQDGNAEFVKELFDGGATLNYRGYSRITSLIAAAMQGHTDVVKLLVEHGAEANEGDMNGMTPIMWMALANPNQGLNYRGIIEILLNYRAEIDARDKKGMTALMHAAKHGHKQFVEFLVFKGADKGATDNDGKTALDYAEDNNRDDLTNILKH, encoded by the coding sequence TTGAGCTATTTAATCAAGCCTATCGGTTATGCTCTGATAATCTGGCTCAGTATGATGCTTCCGTTTCCTGAAGTTGCGCTCGGCGCTGAAGCGGGACAGGAATTGAGTGAAAAGGAAAAAGATCTTTTTCAGGCAGTTATTCATCAACGATTGGCGGTAGTACAAGACCTTATCAGTCAAGGCGTAAATGTAAATGTTGTGGATGTTAAAGGTGTGGATTCATTTATGAGGGGCGCAACGCCACTCATGTATGCTGCAATGAAAACGACTGATACAACCTCCGCAAAATTAAAGATTGCGCAACTGCTCATCGAACATGGCGCAAATGTTAATCTCGCAGACAGAAATAAAGCAACAGCTTTGACATGGGCAGCCAGTACGGGAAATTTGGAAGCCGCCACTCTTCTCATCGAAAAGGGCGCGGATGTTAACGCTAGTGATGGCGTGGCGCTGGCTATGGCGACAAAAAATGAGAAGATTGACGTTGCTAGGCTTCTTATCAAAAAAGGGGCTGATATTAATGCCGGACCCGGAAGCAATAGTGGCAGTCCTTTGTTCTTTGCCGCGCAGGATGGAAACGCTGAATTTGTGAAGGAATTGTTCGACGGCGGCGCAACCCTTAATTATAGGGGCTATAGTCGTATAACATCTCTTATCGCTGCTGCGATGCAAGGACATACAGACGTAGTAAAATTGCTTGTTGAGCACGGGGCTGAAGCGAATGAAGGTGATATGAACGGCATGACCCCTATAATGTGGATGGCGCTCGCGAACCCTAATCAAGGCTTAAACTACAGGGGAATAATCGAAATACTTCTTAATTACAGAGCTGAAATCGACGCCAGGGACAAAAAAGGAATGACCGCGCTGATGCATGCTGCGAAGCATGGTCATAAACAATTTGTGGAATTTCTGGTTTTTAAAGGTGCCGACAAAGGCGCCACCGATAACGATGGAAAAACGGCGCTGGATTATGCTGAAGACAATAATCGTGACGACTTGACGAATATCCTAAAACATTAA